One segment of Ziziphus jujuba cultivar Dongzao chromosome 12, ASM3175591v1 DNA contains the following:
- the LOC132800185 gene encoding DNA-directed RNA polymerase subunit beta-like, whose amino-acid sequence MSSNMQRQAVPLSWFENCIVGTGLERQVALDSGVLAIAEHEGKIIYTDIDKILLSNNGDTLSIPSVIYQRSNKNTCMHKRTQVARGYNSEDAVLINEHLVYEDIYTSFHIRKYEIQTHVTSHGLERITNEIPHLDKEGIVMLVLGGDG is encoded by the exons ATGAGTTCTAATATGCAACGTCAAGCAGTTCCTCTTTCTTGGTTCGAAAATTGCATCGTTGGAACTGGGTTGGAACGCCAAGTAGCTCTAGATTCTGGGGTTCTTGCTATAGCCGAACATGAGGGAAAGATCATTTATACTGATATTGACAAGATCCTTTTATCAAACAATGGGGATACTCTAAGCATTCCATCAGTGATATATCAGCGTTCGAACAAAAATACTTGCATGCATAAAAGAACCCAAGTTGCAAGag GTTACAATTCTGAGGATGCGGTACTCATTAATGAGCATCTGGTATATGAGGATATTTATACTTCTTTTCACATaaggaaatatgaaattcagACTCATGTAACAAGCCACGGTCTTGAAAGAATCACTAATGAAATACCGCATTTAGACAAAGAAGGAATTGTGATGTTGGTCTTGGGTGGAGACGGGTGA